The Bacillus sp. DX3.1 genome includes a region encoding these proteins:
- a CDS encoding Rep protein: MKEENEQTLGQALKQANGNARKRDFEKDTKQRDQAEELKKSLLQQLKELTGEDHYVGTNKDPFAGEPFNQVMHRNLDLLNSIGYLTQAEESFLFRIQAYLEFRSNVIICRDDKFKKKRNNVEDDFELPKAATVSEIAEMIGKSREKTSLVMNSLKKKEILLNPEGAGQIIENGRTVSPRTWIVNPYIMICAPRKNEVKLDKLTMRLFQHSLKNLKGQNGKKVKLPARFF; the protein is encoded by the coding sequence ATGAAAGAAGAGAATGAACAAACTTTAGGACAAGCCTTAAAACAAGCTAATGGTAATGCTAGAAAAAGAGATTTTGAGAAAGATACAAAACAAAGGGACCAAGCTGAAGAACTTAAAAAATCTCTTTTACAACAGTTAAAAGAATTAACTGGAGAAGATCATTACGTTGGAACCAATAAAGACCCATTTGCTGGTGAACCATTTAATCAAGTAATGCATAGAAATTTAGATTTATTAAATAGTATTGGTTATTTAACACAAGCAGAAGAAAGTTTTTTATTTAGAATTCAAGCTTATTTGGAATTTAGAAGTAATGTCATTATTTGTAGAGATGATAAATTTAAAAAGAAACGAAATAACGTTGAGGATGATTTTGAATTACCAAAAGCCGCAACTGTTTCTGAGATTGCTGAAATGATAGGGAAATCGAGAGAAAAAACTTCTTTGGTTATGAATTCATTAAAGAAAAAAGAGATTTTACTTAATCCAGAAGGTGCTGGACAAATTATTGAAAATGGTCGTACTGTAAGTCCTAGAACATGGATAGTAAATCCTTACATAATGATTTGTGCACCTCGAAAAAATGAAGTAAAACTTGATAAATTGACAATGAGATTGTTTCAACATTCTTTGAAAAATCTTAAAGGTCAAAATGGTAAAAAGGTGAAATTGCCAGCTAGATTTTTCTAG
- a CDS encoding plasmid recombination protein: MLGSISFNQSHQSSLSHNNRENIHGNPGIDPSRLDQNIYFVQKDIRSVYKDVFQEEVDKYNEKQKRNDRKIDDYYDKIHKDDKTHEQRELVVAIGEGKDDSMYRGAKKEALKRYAEAFQERNPNLVVYNMVLHDDEANPHLHINYVPNFESSRGLTRRVGMDRALQQQGVEGTGRKLIAHWRELETAYIEQLAKEHIPNFERANVGSHKYMKVRQYKEYAETRSIVENQVQEKETQLQTIDHHLKNVEEKTNELEVAKKSLESDVVDKYKELEIVKQEVESESEKLQLIGQCHVELEKRVKQMQKELDSATDQVPNEPIKIPFLRKEVITEVQDKMFGKAEITKKQTRNYVLSPEQYQELTKQVNAAITIKTDYERLKKTDFVQENESLRADNKDLKETIEGNKLALNHSYKQNLELREENKELHTEISGLKAHIRGLGENIRVLYNLSKKVLGEQFKAFRELVKNELDAKGVNNQFERENKKELKRKQQRYDMER; encoded by the coding sequence ATGTTGGGTTCTATCTCATTTAATCAATCTCACCAAAGTTCATTGAGCCATAATAACAGAGAAAACATTCATGGTAATCCTGGCATCGATCCATCAAGGTTAGACCAGAATATTTACTTTGTTCAAAAGGACATCCGAAGTGTATACAAGGATGTCTTTCAAGAAGAGGTCGATAAGTATAACGAGAAACAAAAACGGAATGATCGTAAGATTGATGACTACTATGACAAAATACATAAAGATGATAAGACACATGAGCAACGAGAATTGGTTGTAGCGATTGGAGAAGGTAAAGACGACTCAATGTATAGAGGGGCGAAAAAAGAAGCGCTGAAGCGCTATGCTGAGGCGTTTCAAGAGCGAAATCCAAATCTAGTAGTTTATAACATGGTTTTACATGATGATGAAGCCAATCCGCATTTACATATTAACTATGTACCGAATTTCGAAAGTAGTCGAGGATTAACGAGGCGTGTCGGAATGGATAGAGCCTTGCAACAACAAGGTGTAGAGGGAACGGGAAGAAAGTTAATTGCACATTGGAGAGAATTAGAAACGGCCTATATTGAGCAATTAGCGAAAGAACACATTCCGAATTTTGAACGTGCCAATGTAGGTTCACATAAATACATGAAAGTCCGTCAATACAAGGAATATGCAGAAACAAGATCAATTGTTGAGAATCAAGTACAAGAAAAAGAAACGCAATTACAAACGATTGACCATCATTTAAAAAATGTTGAAGAGAAAACAAACGAATTAGAAGTAGCGAAAAAGAGTTTGGAAAGTGATGTCGTTGATAAGTACAAAGAATTAGAGATAGTAAAACAAGAAGTAGAGAGTGAAAGTGAAAAGCTGCAGCTAATTGGCCAGTGTCATGTAGAGTTAGAAAAAAGAGTAAAACAAATGCAAAAAGAATTAGATAGTGCTACGGATCAAGTGCCAAATGAACCTATTAAAATTCCATTTTTGCGTAAAGAAGTAATAACAGAAGTACAGGATAAGATGTTTGGAAAAGCTGAAATTACGAAGAAACAGACAAGAAATTATGTTTTATCACCAGAACAATATCAAGAATTAACAAAACAAGTGAATGCAGCGATTACTATTAAAACGGATTATGAGCGTTTGAAAAAAACAGATTTTGTGCAAGAGAATGAGAGTTTACGAGCAGATAATAAAGATTTAAAAGAAACAATAGAGGGTAATAAGCTTGCTTTAAATCATTCGTATAAACAAAATCTTGAATTGAGAGAAGAAAATAAAGAATTACATACCGAAATAAGCGGATTGAAAGCTCATATAAGGGGGTTGGGAGAAAATATAAGGGTTTTATACAATTTGTCAAAAAAAGTTCTTGGAGAGCAATTTAAAGCGTTTAGAGAGCTTGTTAAAAATGAACTGGATGCGAAGGGTGTAAACAATCAATTTGAGCGTGAAAACAAGAAAGAACTGAAGCGTAAACAGCAGAGATACGACATGGAGCGTTAG